A single genomic interval of Candidatus Binataceae bacterium harbors:
- a CDS encoding SDR family oxidoreductase produces MEIRGKTALITGGGSGIGRAVSERLARDGASVVVADVDSAGGAETVKRVESTGGRAVFVRADVTSEQDTRRMLETAVQQFGRVDILHNNAGIGTGAPGYPLAEPERWHLVIEIDLQAVILGTGLVAPIMEKQGGGVIINTASMAGLYPHRQDAVYGAAKAGVVNFTHSLAVWSAEKKIRVNCVCPGIVDTPLVRRGLELAAQHGLKSWMPAKIIQPEEIADAVAMLIRDDSLFGCALEVRPTGRHVVDPRPAPGTRR; encoded by the coding sequence ATGGAAATCAGAGGAAAAACCGCCCTCATAACCGGCGGCGGCTCGGGAATCGGACGTGCCGTATCGGAACGCCTCGCGCGTGATGGCGCATCGGTAGTGGTCGCAGACGTGGACTCGGCCGGAGGGGCAGAGACGGTAAAGCGCGTCGAAAGTACCGGCGGGCGCGCGGTTTTCGTGCGCGCCGACGTGACCAGCGAGCAGGACACGCGCCGGATGCTCGAGACCGCGGTTCAGCAATTCGGCCGGGTGGATATTCTCCACAACAATGCTGGCATCGGCACCGGTGCTCCGGGGTATCCGCTGGCGGAGCCCGAGCGTTGGCACCTCGTGATCGAGATTGATCTGCAAGCGGTAATTCTGGGTACCGGCCTGGTTGCTCCGATCATGGAGAAGCAGGGCGGTGGCGTGATTATCAATACCGCCTCGATGGCCGGTTTATATCCCCATCGCCAGGATGCGGTGTATGGCGCGGCCAAAGCCGGGGTGGTCAATTTTACTCACTCGCTGGCGGTCTGGTCGGCGGAAAAGAAAATCCGCGTCAACTGCGTATGTCCGGGAATCGTCGACACCCCCCTGGTACGCCGCGGACTCGAACTCGCCGCCCAACACGGCCTCAAAAGCTGGATGCCGGCGAAGATCATCCAACCCGAGGAGATCGCCGACGCCGTCGCAATGCTCATCCGCGACGATTCTCTGTTCGGATGTGCGCTCGAAGTGCGCCCTACCGGCCGCCACGTCGTCGATCCTCGCCCCGCGCCCGGAACCAGACGGTGA
- a CDS encoding sulfite exporter TauE/SafE family protein, protein MLEILVGLIALSFGAGLVGAISGLGGGVFIVPALVIAAHMPMGVAVGASLISVVATSAGASVAFVRDGWTNLRVAMVLECATVTGAVVGALLAGFIPAVILEVLFALMMLQSAYFTISKQDDVLIAHGDPLARRLQLVGDVPDDVGSLTHYETVNLPAGSALMVVAGLMSGLLGIGSGALKVIAMDYYMHIPLKVSSATSNFMIGVTAGAGALVFLARGDVSTAIAAPVALGVTAGALLGSRILPHANVHILRLVFVVILVLIAIEMGWRAIQGI, encoded by the coding sequence GTGCTTGAAATTCTGGTCGGGCTGATCGCCCTGTCGTTCGGAGCCGGACTCGTCGGAGCCATCTCCGGTCTCGGCGGCGGCGTCTTCATCGTGCCCGCCCTGGTCATCGCAGCGCATATGCCGATGGGGGTAGCGGTCGGCGCCAGCTTGATTTCGGTGGTCGCAACCAGTGCGGGCGCCAGCGTCGCGTTCGTGCGCGATGGATGGACCAATCTCAGGGTAGCGATGGTGCTCGAGTGCGCAACCGTCACCGGCGCGGTCGTGGGCGCACTGCTCGCGGGCTTTATTCCGGCCGTGATACTGGAAGTGTTGTTTGCGCTGATGATGCTGCAATCGGCGTACTTCACGATAAGCAAGCAGGATGATGTTCTCATTGCGCACGGCGACCCGCTCGCGCGCAGACTGCAATTGGTCGGCGACGTACCCGACGATGTCGGTAGCCTGACACACTATGAGACCGTCAATCTTCCGGCCGGCAGCGCTCTTATGGTAGTCGCAGGCCTGATGTCCGGACTGCTCGGAATCGGCTCCGGCGCGCTCAAGGTGATCGCGATGGATTACTACATGCACATCCCGCTCAAGGTCTCGAGTGCGACCAGCAATTTCATGATCGGTGTGACGGCGGGTGCGGGTGCCCTGGTGTTTCTTGCGCGCGGGGACGTATCTACCGCGATAGCGGCGCCGGTGGCGTTGGGGGTCACTGCGGGTGCGCTGCTGGGCAGCCGAATCCTGCCCCATGCCAATGTCCACATCCTGCGCCTGGTCTTCGTCGTGATTCTGGTTTTGATCGCGATCGAGATGGGCTGGCGCGCTATCCAGGGAATTTGA
- a CDS encoding DUF1634 domain-containing protein has protein sequence MAASTDIHTQTAENEDRILRFWTPILLRTILVVAAVILIFGLILMTSKPDFYVGRFHAAQAHQFAEKESFPELVALAVQGDPHSVMTLGLYVLTLVPLARVAFSFLLFLKERDYAYIGFTAYVLTGLIVGMLLGRMG, from the coding sequence GTGGCAGCATCGACTGATATCCATACTCAAACCGCCGAAAACGAAGATCGAATCCTTCGCTTCTGGACGCCGATCCTGTTGCGCACGATCTTGGTCGTCGCTGCGGTAATTCTTATTTTCGGCCTGATCCTGATGACCTCCAAGCCGGACTTTTACGTCGGCCGGTTTCACGCTGCGCAGGCGCATCAGTTCGCAGAGAAAGAGAGTTTCCCGGAGCTGGTGGCGCTCGCAGTGCAGGGTGATCCGCATTCGGTAATGACGCTGGGCTTGTACGTACTGACACTGGTGCCGCTGGCCCGGGTCGCCTTCAGCTTTCTGCTCTTCCTAAAGGAGCGCGACTACGCGTATATCGGCTTCACCGCTTACGTGTTGACGGGTCTAATTGTAGGAATGCTGCTTGGGCGGATGGGCTAG
- a CDS encoding YbhB/YbcL family Raf kinase inhibitor-like protein, with protein MLLVAAQVLLIGVLARADSDFRLTSPAFNPGAPIPADFSCTAGDHSPALAWTGAPAGTKSFALIVEDPDAPMGTFVHWLVFNLPAGASGMAADAPKTPQLADAARQGSNGMGAVGYKGPCPPPGKTHHYHFELFALDTALDLPSAADAASLRAAMQNHVKASAELVGTFER; from the coding sequence ATGCTTCTGGTTGCTGCACAAGTGCTCCTGATCGGTGTGTTGGCGCGCGCAGACTCCGACTTTAGATTGACCAGTCCTGCATTTAATCCTGGTGCGCCGATTCCCGCGGATTTCTCCTGCACCGCCGGCGATCATTCGCCCGCGCTTGCGTGGACCGGAGCGCCGGCCGGGACTAAATCCTTCGCCCTGATCGTCGAGGACCCCGATGCCCCGATGGGCACCTTTGTCCACTGGCTGGTTTTCAACCTGCCCGCTGGGGCAAGCGGAATGGCCGCCGACGCACCCAAGACTCCACAGCTCGCCGATGCTGCCAGGCAGGGGAGCAACGGGATGGGGGCGGTCGGCTACAAGGGACCCTGCCCCCCGCCCGGAAAGACCCACCACTATCATTTCGAGCTCTTCGCGCTTGATACCGCGCTCGATTTACCCTCTGCTGCCGACGCCGCCTCACTTCGCGCGGCGATGCAAAACCATGTAAAAGCCAGTGCGGAGCTGGTCGGCACGTTCGAACGCTGA
- a CDS encoding TetR/AcrR family transcriptional regulator: MITSARRQTENVAAGPRRRGLDQVLINAAMDLFASYGYRGTSLARIARAAGVTKGALYWHFNDKEDFFLAVAERVLQEWNKAFAQERPVVTPADFREYFLRIFDTSAKLNTTNPWVSRLLMIITLESHKIGPRVLRTMRKANARQLEYLRDLVVRGKALGVLASDLDVDWAATQLWSAPAGLQLLWYLHGSRFELRKSFRRLAREYLQQWSAPK, translated from the coding sequence ATGATCACTTCGGCCAGACGGCAGACTGAAAACGTCGCGGCGGGCCCACGCCGTCGGGGGCTCGATCAGGTCCTGATCAATGCCGCGATGGATTTGTTCGCATCCTATGGCTATCGCGGTACCTCGCTTGCGCGGATCGCGCGTGCCGCCGGGGTAACCAAGGGTGCGCTCTATTGGCATTTCAACGACAAGGAAGACTTTTTCCTGGCGGTTGCCGAGCGCGTTCTCCAGGAGTGGAACAAGGCATTCGCGCAGGAACGTCCGGTCGTGACCCCCGCGGACTTTCGCGAGTATTTTCTCAGGATTTTTGACACCTCGGCTAAGCTGAACACCACCAACCCGTGGGTTTCGCGCTTGCTGATGATCATCACGCTCGAATCCCACAAGATCGGCCCGCGGGTGCTGCGCACGATGCGCAAGGCGAACGCACGTCAGCTCGAATACCTTCGCGACCTAGTCGTGCGCGGAAAAGCACTCGGAGTGTTAGCCAGCGATCTCGATGTCGATTGGGCGGCCACCCAGCTGTGGAGTGCGCCCGCCGGCCTCCAATTACTCTGGTACCTGCACGGATCGCGGTTCGAGCTGCGCAAGTCCTTTCGCCGCCTGGCGCGCGAATATCTCCAGCAGTGGAGCGCGCCCAAATGA
- a CDS encoding MBL fold metallo-hydrolase produces the protein MSKWPFTKGLHDLGRGAYAYLQPSGTWGYSNAGLVTDGDQSLLVDTLFDERLTAEMLGVIKAATSVAADQIGVVVNTHSNGDHTFGNRLANNAVIIASEAAAREMREEGNPQLLAQLLKNADTMGEVGAFFKRIFGAFDFAGVTLKLPDRTFTGELSLKVGDKAVHLIQVGPAHTAGDVIAYVPANRVVYAGDILFIDGTPIAWAGPVRSWIGACDRILGLEVDTVVPGHGPITDKAGVTRMRDYLVYVDAETRKRHAAGMNSWEAAQDIALGSFGDWLDAERLAVTVNTIYREIGAPSASRSTVELFGRMAQLERRYADERQRGN, from the coding sequence ATGAGCAAATGGCCATTCACCAAAGGACTTCACGATCTCGGGCGCGGCGCGTATGCCTACCTGCAGCCCTCGGGCACCTGGGGCTACAGCAACGCGGGATTGGTCACCGACGGCGATCAATCGCTGCTGGTCGATACGCTTTTCGATGAACGGCTGACGGCCGAGATGCTCGGCGTCATCAAAGCGGCGACTAGCGTTGCCGCCGACCAAATTGGTGTGGTGGTCAATACCCATTCGAATGGGGATCACACCTTCGGCAACCGGCTGGCGAACAATGCGGTGATCATCGCATCGGAGGCGGCCGCGCGCGAGATGCGCGAGGAAGGCAACCCTCAATTGCTGGCCCAGTTGTTGAAGAATGCCGACACGATGGGTGAGGTCGGCGCATTCTTCAAACGGATCTTCGGCGCGTTCGATTTCGCCGGCGTGACGCTAAAGCTCCCGGACCGCACTTTTACCGGCGAGCTGTCGCTAAAAGTGGGGGACAAGGCGGTGCACTTGATCCAGGTTGGGCCCGCCCACACTGCCGGCGACGTGATCGCGTACGTTCCGGCCAATCGCGTCGTTTACGCCGGTGACATTCTGTTCATCGACGGCACCCCGATTGCGTGGGCAGGTCCGGTGCGCAGCTGGATTGGCGCCTGCGACCGCATTCTCGGGTTGGAGGTAGATACGGTGGTCCCGGGGCACGGGCCGATCACAGACAAGGCCGGCGTCACGCGGATGCGGGATTATTTGGTGTATGTGGATGCGGAGACGCGCAAGCGGCATGCAGCCGGAATGAATTCGTGGGAGGCTGCGCAGGATATCGCGTTGGGTTCGTTCGGCGACTGGCTCGACGCGGAGCGGTTGGCGGTCACCGTGAACACGATATATCGGGAGATTGGCGCGCCCAGCGCCTCGCGTAGTACGGTGGAGCTGTTCGGCAGAATGGCGCAGTTGGAACGCCGCTACGCGGACGAGCGGCAACGCGGCAACTAA
- a CDS encoding helix-turn-helix domain-containing protein, with the protein MASDGKYGLPRVMTVKELSEYLRVHPSTIYKLLRRGELPGFRIGTDWRFNAEVIDRWCLERNMRGLDSSGN; encoded by the coding sequence ATGGCTAGTGATGGTAAGTATGGCCTGCCGCGAGTAATGACGGTAAAGGAACTTTCCGAGTACCTACGCGTCCACCCCTCGACCATTTACAAGCTTCTGCGCCGCGGCGAATTACCGGGCTTCAGGATTGGTACTGATTGGCGTTTCAACGCCGAGGTAATCGATCGCTGGTGCTTGGAGCGCAACATGCGCGGCTTGGACTCAAGCGGCAACTAG
- a CDS encoding DUF2141 domain-containing protein: protein MKLNRRLASLFLISGMLCAFASSARAQSEQNLIHATLVDLPNNTGRIGCIIFNSPDGFPRNHAKATAQARAPIANQAGTCDFKGLPPGTYAIASFHDEFETGKMETNFLGMPQEVYGFSNDARPSALTPPPFSACAFTYSGGVMNITMHAQH from the coding sequence ATGAAGCTGAACCGCCGCCTCGCGAGCCTGTTCTTGATCAGCGGCATGCTATGCGCTTTCGCGTCGAGCGCGCGTGCACAGAGCGAGCAAAACCTGATTCACGCCACACTAGTCGATTTGCCCAATAACACCGGCCGCATCGGATGCATCATCTTCAATTCGCCGGATGGGTTCCCGCGCAACCATGCCAAGGCGACGGCGCAGGCACGGGCACCGATCGCAAATCAGGCCGGGACGTGCGATTTCAAGGGTCTGCCCCCCGGCACCTACGCCATCGCGTCATTTCACGACGAGTTCGAGACCGGAAAGATGGAGACCAACTTCCTCGGGATGCCACAGGAAGTGTACGGGTTCTCCAACGACGCGCGACCATCGGCACTTACTCCGCCACCGTTCAGCGCCTGCGCCTTTACCTATTCCGGCGGTGTGATGAACATCACCATGCACGCACAGCACTGA
- a CDS encoding SRPBCC family protein encodes MSKTYKIIAALVVIFIVGYGGWRLYQSRRATKGGLLSENITHTGNDWTADFTAIIPAPETAVFNAVRDVEKTKSDQIQNVKVISRTDNSKTVELEMKGPGDQTIKTQMAFDYDPAGHRISYHTLDNPAFDMHADYKFEDQGGSTLITYHQTTTLAQQLPVPESVIKDVIRSVFIAQLEGLKRTLNLASTEEPEDSNEEP; translated from the coding sequence ATGAGCAAAACCTACAAGATCATCGCGGCGCTCGTGGTCATTTTCATCGTGGGCTACGGCGGATGGCGACTCTATCAGTCGCGCCGCGCGACCAAGGGCGGGTTGCTGAGCGAGAACATTACGCACACCGGAAACGACTGGACCGCGGACTTCACCGCGATCATTCCCGCCCCTGAGACGGCGGTCTTCAATGCGGTGCGCGACGTGGAGAAGACGAAGTCCGATCAAATCCAGAACGTAAAAGTGATCTCCCGGACCGACAACAGCAAGACCGTGGAATTGGAAATGAAAGGTCCAGGCGATCAGACAATCAAAACCCAGATGGCATTTGATTACGACCCGGCCGGCCATCGTATCTCCTATCACACGCTCGACAACCCCGCCTTCGACATGCACGCCGACTACAAGTTCGAAGACCAGGGCGGCTCGACGTTGATAACCTACCATCAGACGACCACGCTGGCGCAGCAGCTTCCGGTGCCGGAGAGCGTTATCAAGGACGTGATCAGAAGCGTGTTCATCGCCCAGCTCGAAGGACTCAAGCGCACCCTCAACCTCGCCTCGACGGAAGAACCGGAGGACTCCAACGAAGAGCCCTGA